One Aphelocoma coerulescens isolate FSJ_1873_10779 chromosome 5, UR_Acoe_1.0, whole genome shotgun sequence DNA segment encodes these proteins:
- the TRMT5 gene encoding tRNA (guanine(37)-N1)-methyltransferase isoform X1: protein MRTLWRLGYCARLLKTNHFRTAASNTSFPAVWMLLAQHSGRIPGLFVVVKKNTFFTMPETVEDKTNPELYLPHPRVRGMTVLNREAFKRTVVVPALKVKKEIVSSVLKSLKQSVLQRPGLKRVVEDPEDEDSRFVILDPHKIPEFSLGESEQQVLKQLSVHPEVSQYHLELTYENFKSEEILRAVLPEGQEVTSGFSRVGHIAHLNLRDHQLPYRHLIGQVIMDKNPGITCVVNKTSIIDSTYRNFEMELLAGENKLVTKVKENNIAYELDFSKVYWNPRLSTEHGRIVELLRPGDVLFDVFAGIGPFAIPAARRKCRVFANDLNPESYTWLLHNCKLNKVDTKVKAFNMDGRDFLRGPVREELSKELPLLKEEQKTAFHIVMNLPALAVEFLDVFRHLLVGEPCSPAGLPTVHCYGFSKHSNPTRDIQERAEASLGTSLAGRCSTFLVRNVAPNKEMLCLSFQIPADVLYKRPCPDEAKPASKRLCTSQDSSAEKLLS from the exons ATGAG GACTTTGTGGAGATTGGGATACTGTGCCAGACTACTGAAAACGAATCATTTTAGGACAGCTGCATCAAATacatcatttccagcagtttggatGCTATTGGCACAACATTCTGGCAGAATACCTGGGCTCTTTGtagtagttaaaaaaaatactttcttcaCAATGCCCGAAACTGTGGAGGATAAAACTAATCCAGAACTGTAtttgccacatcccagagtgcGTGGGATGACAGTGCTCAACAGAGAGGCTTTCAAAAGGACAGTGGTTGTTCCAGCTCTTAAAGTCAAGAAAGAAATTGTGAGTAGTGTGCTGAAGTCCCTAAAACAATCAGTACTGCAGCGTCCCGGCCTCAAGCGGGTGGTGGAGGATCCAGAGGATGAGGACAGTAGGTTTGTTATCCTGGATCCTCATAAAATACCAGAATTCTCATTAGGAGAGTCAGAGCAACAGGTCCTGAAACAGCTCAGTGTCCATCCTGAGGTGTCCCAGTACCACCTGGAGCTGACTTACGAGAATTTCAAGTCAGAGGAGATCCTGCGAGCCGTCCTTCCTGAAGGTCAAGAGGTCACCTCTGGATTCAGCCGTGTTGGCCACATTGCTCATTTGAATCTCAGGGATCACCAGCTGCCCTACAGACACTTGATTG GCCAGGTTATAATGGACAAGAATCCAGGAATCACTTGTGTAGTGAATAAAACCAGTATTATTGACAGCACATACAGGAATTTTGAAATGGAACTGCTTGCTGGAGAGAACAAGCTGGTAACCAAG GTCAAAGAAAATAACATTGCCTATGAACTGGACTTTTCCAAAGTCTACTGGAACCCGCGGCTGTCCACGGAGCACGGCCGCATAGTGGAGCTGCTGAGGCCCGGCGATGTCCTGTTCGACGTCTTCGCTGGGATCGGACCTTTCGCCATCCCAGCAGCCAGGAGAAAGTGCCGCGTGTTCGCCAACGACCTCAACCCCGAGTCCTACACCTGGCTCCTGCACAACTGCAAGCTCAACAAAGTGGACACCAAGGTAAAAGCGTTCAACATGGATGGCAGGGACTTCCTGCGGGGGCCGGTGAGGGAGGAGCTCAGCAAAGAGCTCCCGCTCCTGAAAGAAGAACAGAAAACCGCTTTCCACATCGTGATGAATTTGCCAGCTCTGGCTGTGGAGTTTCTGGATGTTTTCAGGCATCTCTTGGTCGGggagccctgcagccctgctggccTTCCCACTGTGCACTGCTACGGGTTCTCCAAACACAGCAACCCCACCAGAGACATTCAGGAGCGAGCAGAAGCTTCACTGGGAACCTCCTTGGCTGGACGCTGTTCCACGTTCCTGGTGAGGAACGTGGCGCCCAACAAGGAGatgctgtgcctcagtttccagaTCCCAGCGGATGTGCTCTACAAGAGGCCCTGCCCTGATGAAG CAAAACCAGCCTCAAAACGTCTGTGTACCAGCCAAGATTCTTCTGCAGAGAAGTTACTGAGTTGA
- the TRMT5 gene encoding tRNA (guanine(37)-N1)-methyltransferase isoform X2 — translation MLLAQHSGRIPGLFVVVKKNTFFTMPETVEDKTNPELYLPHPRVRGMTVLNREAFKRTVVVPALKVKKEIVSSVLKSLKQSVLQRPGLKRVVEDPEDEDSRFVILDPHKIPEFSLGESEQQVLKQLSVHPEVSQYHLELTYENFKSEEILRAVLPEGQEVTSGFSRVGHIAHLNLRDHQLPYRHLIGQVIMDKNPGITCVVNKTSIIDSTYRNFEMELLAGENKLVTKVKENNIAYELDFSKVYWNPRLSTEHGRIVELLRPGDVLFDVFAGIGPFAIPAARRKCRVFANDLNPESYTWLLHNCKLNKVDTKVKAFNMDGRDFLRGPVREELSKELPLLKEEQKTAFHIVMNLPALAVEFLDVFRHLLVGEPCSPAGLPTVHCYGFSKHSNPTRDIQERAEASLGTSLAGRCSTFLVRNVAPNKEMLCLSFQIPADVLYKRPCPDEAKPASKRLCTSQDSSAEKLLS, via the exons atGCTATTGGCACAACATTCTGGCAGAATACCTGGGCTCTTTGtagtagttaaaaaaaatactttcttcaCAATGCCCGAAACTGTGGAGGATAAAACTAATCCAGAACTGTAtttgccacatcccagagtgcGTGGGATGACAGTGCTCAACAGAGAGGCTTTCAAAAGGACAGTGGTTGTTCCAGCTCTTAAAGTCAAGAAAGAAATTGTGAGTAGTGTGCTGAAGTCCCTAAAACAATCAGTACTGCAGCGTCCCGGCCTCAAGCGGGTGGTGGAGGATCCAGAGGATGAGGACAGTAGGTTTGTTATCCTGGATCCTCATAAAATACCAGAATTCTCATTAGGAGAGTCAGAGCAACAGGTCCTGAAACAGCTCAGTGTCCATCCTGAGGTGTCCCAGTACCACCTGGAGCTGACTTACGAGAATTTCAAGTCAGAGGAGATCCTGCGAGCCGTCCTTCCTGAAGGTCAAGAGGTCACCTCTGGATTCAGCCGTGTTGGCCACATTGCTCATTTGAATCTCAGGGATCACCAGCTGCCCTACAGACACTTGATTG GCCAGGTTATAATGGACAAGAATCCAGGAATCACTTGTGTAGTGAATAAAACCAGTATTATTGACAGCACATACAGGAATTTTGAAATGGAACTGCTTGCTGGAGAGAACAAGCTGGTAACCAAG GTCAAAGAAAATAACATTGCCTATGAACTGGACTTTTCCAAAGTCTACTGGAACCCGCGGCTGTCCACGGAGCACGGCCGCATAGTGGAGCTGCTGAGGCCCGGCGATGTCCTGTTCGACGTCTTCGCTGGGATCGGACCTTTCGCCATCCCAGCAGCCAGGAGAAAGTGCCGCGTGTTCGCCAACGACCTCAACCCCGAGTCCTACACCTGGCTCCTGCACAACTGCAAGCTCAACAAAGTGGACACCAAGGTAAAAGCGTTCAACATGGATGGCAGGGACTTCCTGCGGGGGCCGGTGAGGGAGGAGCTCAGCAAAGAGCTCCCGCTCCTGAAAGAAGAACAGAAAACCGCTTTCCACATCGTGATGAATTTGCCAGCTCTGGCTGTGGAGTTTCTGGATGTTTTCAGGCATCTCTTGGTCGGggagccctgcagccctgctggccTTCCCACTGTGCACTGCTACGGGTTCTCCAAACACAGCAACCCCACCAGAGACATTCAGGAGCGAGCAGAAGCTTCACTGGGAACCTCCTTGGCTGGACGCTGTTCCACGTTCCTGGTGAGGAACGTGGCGCCCAACAAGGAGatgctgtgcctcagtttccagaTCCCAGCGGATGTGCTCTACAAGAGGCCCTGCCCTGATGAAG CAAAACCAGCCTCAAAACGTCTGTGTACCAGCCAAGATTCTTCTGCAGAGAAGTTACTGAGTTGA